In Corynebacterium endometrii, one DNA window encodes the following:
- a CDS encoding bile acid:sodium symporter family protein: MLVHLKKLDPLIVLIVLAVIIAVIAPARGTFAEIFSIATKVGIAFLFFLYGARLSTRQALDGVKNWKLHLTILAFTFALYPLVGVLLRPLTAFIPEDLYLGILYLTLVPSTVQSSVAFTSIAGGNVAGAIVSASASNLAGVVLTPLLVMGLMGAGDGIHIDSGVFVEISLLLLFPFILGQLLRKWVKNIAASKATKIVDRGSIAMVVYSAFSAGVVGGVWSRMGVWEVIFLVAFAAALVAFMLWLTRVISARLGFARADVIAIEFCGSKKSLATGLPMASVIFAADGAQLGLLILPLMIYHQVQLMICSWLAARYGREADRQKVS; the protein is encoded by the coding sequence ATGCTTGTGCACCTGAAGAAACTTGACCCGCTCATTGTGCTGATCGTCCTGGCGGTGATCATCGCCGTCATCGCCCCGGCGCGGGGAACATTCGCGGAGATTTTCTCGATCGCCACCAAGGTGGGAATCGCGTTCCTGTTCTTTCTTTATGGCGCACGCCTGTCCACGCGCCAGGCCCTTGACGGCGTAAAGAACTGGAAGCTGCACCTGACCATCCTGGCTTTTACCTTTGCGCTTTATCCTTTAGTCGGCGTGCTCCTTCGCCCGCTCACGGCCTTCATACCTGAAGACCTGTACCTGGGCATCTTGTACCTCACCCTCGTGCCATCGACGGTGCAATCCTCGGTGGCGTTTACCTCTATTGCGGGCGGTAACGTGGCGGGGGCGATTGTCTCCGCATCGGCCTCAAACCTGGCGGGCGTGGTGCTCACTCCGCTGCTAGTTATGGGGCTTATGGGCGCCGGTGATGGCATCCACATCGACAGCGGGGTGTTTGTGGAAATTTCCCTGCTGCTGCTCTTCCCGTTCATCCTGGGCCAGTTGCTGCGCAAGTGGGTTAAAAACATCGCGGCCTCCAAAGCCACCAAGATCGTGGACAGGGGCTCCATCGCCATGGTGGTCTATTCGGCATTTTCCGCGGGCGTAGTAGGCGGCGTGTGGTCACGCATGGGCGTGTGGGAAGTCATCTTCCTGGTGGCCTTCGCCGCTGCGCTGGTGGCCTTCATGCTGTGGCTGACCAGGGTAATCAGCGCAAGGTTGGGCTTTGCCCGGGCCGATGTCATAGCCATTGAGTTCTGCGGCTCAAAGAAATCTCTGGCCACTGGTCTGCCGATGGCGAGCGTGATCTTCGCGGCCGACGGCGCCCAGCTCGGCCTCCTGATTCTCCCGCTAATGATCTACCATCAGGTCCAGCTGATGATCTGTTCATGGTTGGCTGCCCGCTACGGTAGGGAAGCCGATCGGCAGAAGGTAAGCTAA
- a CDS encoding AzlD domain-containing protein, whose protein sequence is MIWAVLIPVCIVTVLLRQLPFSFIKQLRNSDLMGVLGRMMPVGVMVVLVVYTVTGQASSPGGIPVTLLGVAITLALHIAFKRTEVSIIGGTLAYMALVNLGF, encoded by the coding sequence ATGATCTGGGCAGTGCTGATCCCCGTCTGCATCGTGACCGTGTTGCTGCGCCAGCTGCCGTTTTCCTTCATCAAGCAGCTGCGTAACTCCGATCTGATGGGCGTGCTGGGCCGCATGATGCCCGTTGGCGTGATGGTAGTCCTTGTGGTCTACACCGTCACCGGTCAAGCCTCCTCCCCCGGCGGCATCCCTGTCACGCTGCTTGGCGTGGCCATCACCCTAGCGCTCCACATTGCGTTCAAGCGGACCGAGGTCTCCATCATCGGCGGGACCCTAGCCTACATGGCCCTGGTTAACCTGGGCTTCTAA